The ANME-2 cluster archaeon DNA window GGTTTGATAGTAGAAGTTCTGTAGCCACCGTATGTTACCGCTCATACCGTAATACCGGTAATGTCCAAGCAACTTTAGCCCCAGCACCTTCCACCATTCTTTCAGTTCAACAAGATTTCGGATACTCTTTAACCATATATTCATATCCGTTATCTTCTGTCTGAACTTCTTACGTGACGTCTTCCGCCCAAGCTTGAACTTGCCTCTTCGGGTTTTATCGCAGAAGTGCGTAAAACCGAGAAAATCAAAGGTTTCACACTTTATGCCATATTTCCTTGCTCTTTGGCATGTGCATCGTCCGAACTCGAGAATCTTACTCTTTTCTTCAGAGATCGTAAGTCCGAATTCACCCATTCGCTGCCTAAGTGCAACTCCGAATGCTCTGGCTTCATTTTCCTTCTCGAAACAGACAACAAAGTCATCAGCATATCGGACAAGCTGGGCATAACCAGTTAGCTGTGGAATCACCTCAGTCTCAAACCACAAGTCCAGCGCATAGTGGAGGTATACATTAGCGAGTACGGGACTCAACACTCCACCCTGTGGCGTACCTTGATCCGTCTCACAGTAAACTCCCTCTTCCATTATGCCAGACTTCAGGAAACGACTGATCAACTGTAGCAAACTCGGATCCACAATTCTCTGTCTTAGACATTCCATCAATTGTTTGTGGTCTACTGTGTCAAAGAACTTTGAGATGTCCATGTCCACCACAAAGTTGACCGGAGCGTTCATGATGATCTTGTCTATCTTCTTAAGAGCATCGTGGCAGCTTCGATTGGGACGAAAACCATAAGATGTGTCTATAAAGTCCTGTTCAAAGATCGCTTCGAGAATCTTCTTTAACGCCATCTGGACGATCTTGTCCTCGATAGTCGGGATTCCGAGCGGTCTTTTATCGCCGTTTGGCTTCGGAATATAGACACGCAAGACCGGTTGAGGCTTGTACTGCTTTCCTTTAAGCCTTGCTACCAGGTCTGCGAGATTCTCATCCAGTTGTTCCTCGTATTCATTTACTGTT harbors:
- the ltrA gene encoding group II intron reverse transcriptase/maturase → MTTKLVSKTLKVIPVIALKAKEDPNCKFTSLAHLLTDDFLKECFRELKRRKSPGIDGVTVNEYEEQLDENLADLVARLKGKQYKPQPVLRVYIPKPNGDKRPLGIPTIEDKIVQMALKKILEAIFEQDFIDTSYGFRPNRSCHDALKKIDKIIMNAPVNFVVDMDISKFFDTVDHKQLMECLRQRIVDPSLLQLISRFLKSGIMEEGVYCETDQGTPQGGVLSPVLANVYLHYALDLWFETEVIPQLTGYAQLVRYADDFVVCFEKENEARAFGVALRQRMGEFGLTISEEKSKILEFGRCTCQRARKYGIKCETFDFLGFTHFCDKTRRGKFKLGRKTSRKKFRQKITDMNIWLKSIRNLVELKEWWKVLGLKLLGHYRYYGMSGNIRWLQNFYYQTVSLAFKWINRRSQRKSHNWDQFNRFIQFNPLPKPKIYHSLYNLKP